In Terriglobia bacterium, the genomic window GCTGGTCCCTCTCGGTTCCCCAGTGAATCTTTGCGTCCTGAAACTCGGCTTCCCACTCCCCGGCGCTTTTCGCAGGCGGACCGCTGGAACCGGCCGGTACTTTGCCGAGTTTTTCCAGGAGCGCACGCCTCGCGGTTTCCTTCCTTTGGTCGAGGGCGCCTGGTGCGGTCAGCTTTTTCAGTCTTTCGATTTCCGCAGCGAAACGCTTGCGCTCGCTTTCCCACTGGAGGTTCCAGTCCTGTTTCGCCTCCGCGACGCGCGCGTCAACCTGGTCCCGCAAGGCGGCCGTCATGCGGGACGGGTTATTGGATCGCTCCATCGCTTCCAGAACAGCCCCTTGCATGCTTGCGATCTGGGCTTTGAGGTTGTTCCGTTCGGCCTCGAATTTCTGCCGTGCCGCCGTAAGATCCTGCTCGAGCTGCTGCCGGGAAAGGATGGCTTGTTCAAGCTGGAAATGAAGCTCCGACTGGACATCTTCGGAAAGCTGCTGGCGGGCCGTCTGACGGGCGCGCTCGACGGCTTCCTCGAGCTGCTCGATCTCGACCCTCAGATTGCGGCGCTCCGCGCGCCATTGATCGCGGGAATGCTCGAATTCCTCTTCCAGCGCCTCCTGTTGCTTTCGAAAGTCCTTTAACCGCTTCTCGTATCGCGCATGTACATCTTCGATCAGCTGTTTCGCGGCCGATTCGGACCAGGCGACGGCGTAAAGATCGATGGGTTCGTATTTGCCTTTCATCTCGGCGCGGCCGATCCTGGCACATTCGAAGCCGGCGGCTTTGGCGGCATCGAGCAACACATCGGTGATCAGAATTTGTTCGGTATCCGCCTGATGCTGAACGCGCGATGCCGCATTCACGACATCGCCGAAGACGTCGTCATCCTTTATCAGACCGAGGCCATAGTGGAGGCCGACGCGGATGCGGATCTGATCGATTTCGGCCTTACCCTCACGATCCTCCGCAAGAGCCTGCTGCATGCCGGCCGCGGCTTTGATGCCGCCGACAGGGTCATCGAACTGCGCGAGGATGGCATCGCCGATCGTCTTGACGACACGGCCCCCTTGAGCCTGGATGACGGGAAAGAGCAGGTCGTTATGACGGTTGATCATCGACATGTATTCGATGTCACCATTCTTTTCAGCGTAAGCGGTTGATCCCTTGATATCGCTGAAAAGGATCGTCATCGGAGTCTTGAGCTTTTCAAGCTCCTGCTCCATTTGCCTGCGCTGCTCCAGCAGCTCCTGAAGTTTGTCCTTATCCGTGCTCAAAGCGGGTGGATTATAACAAAAGATTCAGTTTTTACAGGGATGGACTCTTATCTCCTGGCAATAGAATCCGCCGGATAAGGGCTATCGGTATGCCGCCTTGCTTTACGAAATCATCATGAAAGTCTTTCAGGCTGAAATTCGAGCCCTTCGTCCTGCGGAAGTCGTCACGCAGCTTGTAGATCTGCAGCTTACCCAGCGTGTAGTACAAATATGTCGGATTGTAGGCCCCTCGGCGGGCTTCTTCATAAGCGTTGGCAGGTTCCTGAAACGCCTTTTCCTCAAAGAACCTGGCCGCCTGCTCGACCGTCCAGCCGGCAGTATGAAGCTTGATTCCGGCGACGTAGCGGGCATCGCGAAGCAATGCCTCCTCGAGCTGCGCGAGACGCATTTTCGGGTCGCCTCCGCCGAAACCTTCGTCAATCATCATCTGCTCGGCGTAATGAGCCCAGCCTTCGACGTTTGAACTGCAGTAAAGGATCTTCCGGGTTTTTGTCGGAAACGATTTGGCGTTGAGAAACTGGATGTAGTGTCCGGGATAGGCCTCGTGAATCGTGATGACGTTCATCACCGGGGCGTTGAACAGGCGCAAATGCTCTTCCTTGTGTTTAGCGTCCCACACTTTCTCCGGCGGCGTGATGTAGTAAAAAGCTTCCGTCGCTTTGGTTTCGTAGGCGCCGGGTGTATCCATCGAAGCAAACGCGCCTGAACGGGCGTACGGAGGGGTCTCTGTGATGATCGGCCGGACCTCCGATGGAATCGTGACGATGCTCTTGTCTTTGATGAACTGGATGATTCCCTCGACGGTGCGCTTCGCGTCGGGAATCAGACTCGCTTCCGTCGGGTGATCGTTCGAAAGCGATTTCATGACTTCCATCGGCGGCTTTGAAGGATCGATCTGCCGCGCGGTTTCAATGAACGCGTTGTAATCCTTCTCGAGATTGGCTTCACCGATCGACAAAAGACGGTCGAGCGGCGTGTCGACCATCTCCTCATACATAAGCTTCTTCGAGAAGTTGTCCGGACCGATGGCGTAACTGCCCGTCGACTTCGGAAGCAGCGTCTTCTCGAGCCAGTTCGATGCATCCTCCAGCGACGCCGCAGCCGCATTGTTGACCTGGTTGAATTCGTTCAGAAGCGCCGTATCGCCTCCTGCCGCATCTTTGGCCCACGCCGCGACATCTTCTTTGAAGAAACCGACCGATCCATGCGCGATACGAAATGCCAGGTCGGTGAACTCGTGGGGAGGGTTTTCGACGTTGGCTTTCATCGCGCTCATGATGGCCGGCACGCCTTTCAGGCGCGCGATAACGGAACGCAGGCGATCCGCCGGAGGCGCGAAATTGCGTTTCATCAGGTTGTCGATCGTGCCTCCAGGCAGCTCGACATAATTCATGGGGTTGTGCCGCCACGTTTGAATGACTTCGAGATCGAGCAACTCGGCATTGATCTGGCTGTCCAGGATCTCCGCGTCGATCTCGTCATCCGCCGCCAGCTTGCCCGCACGGACATCCGCAAGCCTGGCCTTCAGCTCTTTCAGCTTCCCGATGCGTAGGTTGGTTGCGGACCCCGAAAGATCTTCGATTTTCGAGTCATACTCGTGGAAGCCAGTTGCGGTCGCCGTTGCCGGACTCCATTCGAACAAGGCATTGAAATAATCGTCGACAAAAGAAGACATGGTCACCCTGCCCTTACAGGAGGGGATCAGCCATAAAAGGCACAAAAGGAGCAAACAGAGCCCGTGCTTTTTGTGCCTTTTGTGGCTATTCCCCTCTTTAAGTGCGATCACTGTTTAACGGTCTCCTGAAAGAATATTGCCGAGAGTTCCGAGGACCCCGCCTTCTTCCTTGCCACCGTGGCCGGTCTGCGGCGCAGCGGCGACAATGCGGCGGGCCATGCGGCTCAACGGTAGCGATTGAAGCCAAACATGTCCCGGTCCGCGAAGGGTCGCAAAGAAGAGTCCTTCACCGCCGAAAATGGCGGATTTGATATTGCCGATGTACTCGATGTCGTAATCAACGCTCGGCTGAAGCGCCACCAGGCAGCCGGTATCGACACGCAGCAATTCACCGGCAACCAGTGTGCGTTCGATCAGCATGCCTCCGGCATGGACAAATGCCCAGCCGTCGCCTTTCAAGCGCTCCATGATGAAGC contains:
- a CDS encoding DUF885 domain-containing protein yields the protein MSSFVDDYFNALFEWSPATATATGFHEYDSKIEDLSGSATNLRIGKLKELKARLADVRAGKLAADDEIDAEILDSQINAELLDLEVIQTWRHNPMNYVELPGGTIDNLMKRNFAPPADRLRSVIARLKGVPAIMSAMKANVENPPHEFTDLAFRIAHGSVGFFKEDVAAWAKDAAGGDTALLNEFNQVNNAAAASLEDASNWLEKTLLPKSTGSYAIGPDNFSKKLMYEEMVDTPLDRLLSIGEANLEKDYNAFIETARQIDPSKPPMEVMKSLSNDHPTEASLIPDAKRTVEGIIQFIKDKSIVTIPSEVRPIITETPPYARSGAFASMDTPGAYETKATEAFYYITPPEKVWDAKHKEEHLRLFNAPVMNVITIHEAYPGHYIQFLNAKSFPTKTRKILYCSSNVEGWAHYAEQMMIDEGFGGGDPKMRLAQLEEALLRDARYVAGIKLHTAGWTVEQAARFFEEKAFQEPANAYEEARRGAYNPTYLYYTLGKLQIYKLRDDFRRTKGSNFSLKDFHDDFVKQGGIPIALIRRILLPGDKSPSL
- a CDS encoding adenylate/guanylate cyclase domain-containing protein, with the translated sequence MSTDKDKLQELLEQRRQMEQELEKLKTPMTILFSDIKGSTAYAEKNGDIEYMSMINRHNDLLFPVIQAQGGRVVKTIGDAILAQFDDPVGGIKAAAGMQQALAEDREGKAEIDQIRIRVGLHYGLGLIKDDDVFGDVVNAASRVQHQADTEQILITDVLLDAAKAAGFECARIGRAEMKGKYEPIDLYAVAWSESAAKQLIEDVHARYEKRLKDFRKQQEALEEEFEHSRDQWRAERRNLRVEIEQLEEAVERARQTARQQLSEDVQSELHFQLEQAILSRQQLEQDLTAARQKFEAERNNLKAQIASMQGAVLEAMERSNNPSRMTAALRDQVDARVAEAKQDWNLQWESERKRFAAEIERLKKLTAPGALDQRKETARRALLEKLGKVPAGSSGPPAKSAGEWEAEFQDAKIHWGTERDQLELKIKRLDTELQRAQDSLRSEIYQEVRSQYEPKLAEANRDRQRLEHEIVSFTNDLSGERQRLEARIHQLEQALPVAQEATRKQAQAELQAQFDVKLDEVNRLRVRAERKSQDKLEELEGADRRARKQIAALEEQLKEAKEAVFKAQKSRATS